From the genome of Sporocytophaga myxococcoides DSM 11118:
AAGATTATGTATATGAGTGTTTAATTCCAGGGAATAATCAAGCAGGTCTGAACTCCTTCTATAAATTAGTACTTCATTCTGATTTTCTTTGGGGATAATTGTGAGAGGGGAAGTGTGGAGATAAAGAAAATTTTCTATGTAAAAGTTTGTAGAGTTTATTTCAGCCCACTGTTCATGAGCTGAAGGTCTAACGTTATCAATATTATTAAGTTCTTCTTTTCTGACCTTTGCAGAATATTCCAATTTAAAATTTTTGAAATATCCTGCAGGTCTTATTCTTATCTGATTAAATCCTAAACTGTTTTTAGTACTGAAAATATCTTGTCCTGTAGAAACTTTTATCTGGAATTCAATCAATGACTGATACTCGCATTCGCAAGGCGAGATCATGAACTCGAAAAAAGCTTCCTTAACAGGATATTCATATTCGCTGATGGACTGATATACAATGTCAAAATACGTAGACATATTTTTATGTTAAGAAATTTTCTGGTCCACCAGCGATCCCAGTTTATATAAATTATCAAGTGTTTTCTCAAGAAAGGGTAGTATCTGGTCCTGAATTTCTTCTATAGTGAGGTAACTATATGAAGCCTGAAGTTTTCCCGCAAAGAATTCCACAGAACCTTTTTCTTCACCTTTCACAAGACTGATTTTCTGGAGACAATTATTCACTGCTTCCAGGTTAAAGATAATGGATCTTGGGAAATCTTTATTAAGAATAAGAAACTCTAGAGCTTTTTTCAGATTTGGTACCGATTTATAATGGACCCTACTCATATCATATCCTTCCGCACTTTTTAGCATTGCAATACACTGATAAGTTTCCATAGCTTTCCCGAGCTTCAACTGTTCTGTTTTTTCAATGTCACGAACCTTTGCTATCAGCATACGTGTAAGTTGTCCAGCGGCTTCAGTATGAATGCCCAATTGTATAAGCGACCATGTCTCATCATGGAGGAGGCTGTGATCAATATAACCATTTACAATAGCGCACTGATGCACGACCATTTCAGTAAAGCTAAGTATCTCTTCTTCAGTAAGTGTCTTGCCTTGATATGCATTTGCACTATGGTAAAACTTATTGATAGATTCCCAAAGCTCTGAAGAGAGAATATCTCTGGCTCCTCTGGCATTCTCTCTTGCATTGTTGATAAAAGATTTGATGGAAACCGGATTGGTCTCATCAAGGGTAATCTTATAGATAAGATTCTGATCTTCGAGGTTAAGAATATCTTCATCGTATTCATAACTGAGGCCTGTCATGCATGAAATGGAATCCAGAACATATTCCTTTTTGGAAAGATTAGGAGCATCCAAAGCAGAAAAATAATGAACATTAACATAACGGGCAGTATGTTGAGCTCTCTCAAGGTAACGTCCCATCCAGAGCAGGCTATTTGCGATTCTTGATAGCATATGATAACTAACCTTCTAATACCCAAGTATCTTTAGATCCCCCGCCCTGAGAGGAGTTTACAATAAGGCTTCCCTTTTTTAAAGCTACTCTTGATAACCCGCCCTTAAGAACAAAGTCTTTATTTTTACCCATCAGGCAAAAGCTTCTTAAATCGATATGTCTTGGTTCAAAAAACTCAGATTCTTCAATGAAGGTCGAATGTACGGACAAAGACATGATAGGCTGAGCGATATATTTTCTGGGGTTGCTTTTAATTCTATCCTGAAACTCTTTTCTCTGCTCAGCTGTAGATTTATGTCCCATGAATATGCCATATCCTCCCGATTCGTCTACTGGTTTTACGACAAGGTTTTCCATGTTTTCCATTACATACTTTAGGTCATCTTCCAGCTCACAGCGATAGGTGTGTACATTTTTCAATATTGGTTCTTCTGAAAGATAATATTTAATAATGTCAGGAATGTAGGTGTAGACAGCTTTATCATCCACAGCTCCAGTGCCAGGTGCGTTGATGAGAGTCACATTTCCTTCTCTGTAGCAGCCCATTAATCCAGGGATGCCAAGTACGGAATCTGCTTTGAAGCATAACGGATCAATAAAGTCATCATCTACACGTCTGTAAATTACGTCCACTCTTTTAGCTCCGTGAAGGGTTTTCATGTAGACAAAATTTTTGTCGACATACAGATCCCTTCCTTCCACAAGTTGAATACCCATGCTTTGTGCAAGAAATGAATGTTCATAGTATGCAGAATTATACATTCCAGGAGTGAGTACGACACATGTCGGATTATCTACTCCCTCCGGTGCTACGGATTGAATCATGGATAACAGCTGCTCCGGATAATCATGGACTGGTTTTATGTTGTAGCTTGAAAATACTTTCGATAAAGTTCTTTTCATCGCTTCTCTATTAGAAAGCACATAGCTTACACCTGAAGGACAACGAAGATTGTCTTCCAGTACATAATATTCTCCATCTTTGTGCTTAATCAGGTCTGTTCCGGAAATGTGTGTATAGACTTTGCCAGGAGGAGTGAAGCCAATCATTTCCTTCAGGTAATAATTGGATGAAAATATAAGTTCAGAGGGGACGATTTTATCTTTTAAAACCTTCCTGTCATGGTATATATCATAAAGAAACATATTGATTGCTCTGTTTCTTTGAATAATGCCTTTCTCCAGGTTTTCCCATTCTTTTAACGGGATAATTCTTGGGAATAAGTCAAAAGGGAAGATCCGCTCAACACCTTTCAAATTATCCGAATAGACAGCAAATGTAACTCCCTGGTTGAAAAAGGAAGCCCTTGCAAATTCATTCAGCTTCTTTAAGTCTTGTAATGTAAGTTTGTTGAATAAAGATAAAACTTTCTGGTAGTACTTTTTTACCTTACCGGTTTGGTCGAAGACCTCATCATAAAGGTTTTTCTCCGAATCGTAGGAGGAGAAAATTGAATTGCCATTGAGTTGGATGCTGTCTTTCATAAAAATATTAATTTTCTAATAATTTAATTTTAGCCATTATGGATAATATATCCTAATTTTTTTGGAGTTTTTTTATTATTATCCCCCAATAAACTTGTTAATCAATTATTTGTTTTATATTATTTATATGGATTATTACTTTTGTCAGATTTGGTATTTATATAATAATAGTAATAATTGTGTTAGTTTTTAATGAAAAAATTATATTTTATTTTATTAGGTCTTAATTTTAAGTGTAGTTATTTAAAAAGTTATTAATTGAGTTTATTTATGTTAAAATTATAACTTAAAAACTGTAAAAATCTATAAATATGTGAAAGTATAGTTAATAAGTTAGTATTACATCTCTTTATTGTTTTAGCGTTTTTAAGGCAAAAAATTTTGGGGATTAAGAATAGAATTTGTTCCTTGGAAATTAATGGAGAGTTTAATAAAGTTTTTCGATCAGGTCGAGCCTCTGAGTGAAAATAGTAAAGATATTTTACGGAGTTTTTTATATACAGAAAAATTAAAAAAAGGTAACTTTTTTCTGGAGTTGGGTACCATCTGTAATAAGATAGGTTTTGTTAAGTCGGGAATAATCAGAGTACAGTTTTTTAATGAGATGGGTGAAGAATTTACCAGGTATTTTATTGGTGAAGGACATTTTGCTGTTGATCTGACAAGTTTTAATGATAAAACTCCATCAAAAGAATACCTTCAAGCTCTTACAGATATGGAGCTGGTTATGATCACAAGAGAAGCAATGGAGTGTTTTGCTGCCAATATTTCAAACTGGAATAGTATTATAAGAAAGCTCACAGAGAAAGCGCTTTTAGAGAAACTAAAACTAAGTAATGAAATGGTGCTGGATGATGCCTATACCAGATATCAGAAGCTTATGGAAAGACAGCCAGAAATTGTGCAAAGGATTCCCTTGAATATTATCGCGTCTTACCTGGGGGTTAGTCAATATACATTAAGTCGGATAAGAAAGCGATATAGGTGAGTTTTTGCTAAAAGGCAAAATTTTTTCAGGGTACTTTCTTTTACTTTGCCTTAAATCAAAATTAATAGCAATGACTCAAAAAACGGTTGTGATTACCGGCGTTTCTTCCGGTATTGGAAACGCTACTGCCAGACTTTATTTATCGAAGGGATATAGAGTGTTTGGATCTGTAAGAAATGTCAATGATGCTCAAAGCCTGAAAGCCTTATTCGGTCTTAATTTTTACCCTTTAGTAATGGATGTCTGTAAATGGGATGAAATTGAAAAGTGTTCGGAATTTGTAAGGAAAGAACTGAACGGTCGCCCACTTGATTGTCTGATTAATAATGCTGGAATGGCCTTGGCTGGTCCTCTTGAATATCAGGATATTCAGGAGATACAGAATATATTTGATGTAAATGTAATAGGGCTGATCAAGGTAACAAGGGCTTTTTTGCCAATGCTGAAAGTAAAAGACCTGAGCTCAAATAGATCGGGAAAAATAATTAACATCAGTTCTGTTGCCGGGAAAATATCAGCACCATTTCTAGGTGCATATGCTTCGTCCAAACATGCCGTTGAGGCAATATCTGCAAGTTTCAGAAGGGAGCTTATGCCTTATGGAATAGATGTTATTATCATTGGCCCGGGTAATGTGCGTACTCCTATTTGGAGTAAAGCTGCAAGGTTGAACGCATTTGATCATACCGGCTATAAAAAGGCATACAGAAATTTTATTGATTATGCACTGACAGAGGAAAAAAAAGGGATGGCTCCTGAGGAGATTGCTGAAGTGATATTGAAAGCCAGCGAGACAGGACAGGCCTCTGTGAGGTATGCCCCAGTAGCACAGAAAGTAATTAACTGGATTTTGCCAAGGTCATTGTCTGATCGGACTTTAGATAAAATTTTCTACAAAAATTTTAAAATGGGAGTTTGATGCAAGCTATGAAATGAGAAAGCTTACTATAAATGTTTTATATGGTCAGCTTTCTCTTCTTCAAGTGTGGCTTGTCTTATAAGAAAAGGTTTAGGATTAGTTGCAAAGATTAATAACTTAGTCTCTTCTCTGTTCAGCCTTTCATTGATATAGATGATTCCCTGATTTACATCAAAATCAATTAATCCATTTTCACTGAGTGATGACAACTGATTCCATGCGCAGGTTTGCGAATCTTTTACTTCAATACGTTTAAGGGCATAGTTGCTGATGGCAAGTTCAAATAGTTTTATAGTGTTTTCCAGTGCTTCTTTTTCTGAATGATAATACCATTTTGAAGCAATATCCGGCATACGAAAAACTTTGCCACTGTTGTAAAAAGTAATATCAGGATTTCTTTCAACGGTAAATAAAGGAGGTGTACCTGCAAATTCAAATAATAGATGTGTTCTTATTTTTCCTTTATTAATGAGTTCGAGAATTTGTTTGTCTGTGGCAGATACTGGAAGTTGAAATTCGAGAGGGTCAAATAAATATTCAATATCCCCATCCGGATGTTCCTTAAAAAGTGCCTTCCCAAATTGATCAGAGAAGTATTCATTAACCATTAAAATTCTTTCATCTGAAAGAGTCAGTAGTAGGTCGTAAAGGTGGCTTTCTCTGACTTTTAGAATCCGTAATTCATTAAATTTTCTTTCTGCCGTTAGCTTATCTTCACACTCAAACAGGATACGGCCGGGGCCAAGCTCGGCTTTTTCCCTTAAGATTTCACGGATAATAAATTTATTTTGTTTGTCCAATTTCTCTATTGTTGTTCATCGGACTAAGATAAAATTATCAAATGTTTTAATTAAATATTTTTTGCTTTAAAAGGAGCTTTTTGAGGTTCCAACTGATTTTTTGATGGGTGTAAAATCAATTTTGCCATGTGATATATTGATAATACTTCTGATATAATTACTGATAAGCAGTAAATTACAGCGAATAGCACACATCTGATTATAATTGAAATAATTCTGAAAACCACTTTCATAAGTTATTACGTTTAGGCGTGAAAAATTATATGTGATATAGGAACAACCCGGGAACTTCTTAATTGTTCTGAAGTCTGTAAATATGCTATGGAATTTAGAACAATTCTATAGTTTTATTACTTTTAGAAGTAGAAGCAAAAAGGAGAGAAATGGAAAAGCATATCCCAAAGATCGAGACAAGATATGATGACATGGCGGGGGCTGTATCATTGAATTTTAATGAAACAATGGATTTTAATGCCTTTTCCGAATCTGTAATGGGGATTAATCTTCTTCAATACGAACCTGTTTCTTTGAGGATCTATCTGAATCATAAAGACATGGTAGTTACAGTTTATGCAGTTGATAAAAAGTTATTAATTACAGAACCTCAGCATGCAGGTAAAATCCGTGTTAAGAAGTTTAAAAAGGAGGTGTCTCCGGAAATTCTTTTTTCCTATATCAGGCAAATTGATTTAACTCTTGTAAACGGTGATTTTGACATCGAATCTTTTGAAGTAGTGAATTAATTTAGTTTGTTTTATTGAAATTCCTTACAACAATTATTTTTAAGAGATTTATTTTTATTATTTGTTTATTATATGAAAAAGAACATCATTTATTTTTTGTCATTAATCTTATTATTGTCTTGCAGGCCAGATCGTGATCCTGATCCGGTTAATCAAATTATCGGTTATGCAGACGGATATGATGAATTTGGAAATGACCTCCCTAGTGGTCATAGATTATTTGCTACAGTGAACGGTTCTAATTCAAGTGCTGTCGCAGATACTTCTGGTAAGTTTGTTCTCTATAATTATACAACTGCAGGCTCAATAAATATCTTATTTAGTGGTGATGGCTTTAATGTAATAAGGTATTATGTGCCTAATGTGAGCAGCGGAAATATGCCATTTTATCTTAATAATAAAGATCAGAAATTTAAGTTGTGCCAGCCGTCTACTACAGCTATACAAATGTTTACATTCACAACAAATTCTTCTCTTTCAGAAATTAAGGTTTCAGGAAAACTTTCACCTGCAGGTACTCCTGAGCAACCTCGTGGATATTTGATTTTTGCCAGCAAATCATCAAAGGTATCTTATGAAAATTATGATAAGGTCTTTGGTGTAAATGACAAGTATTTTTACTTTACTAATGAAGCGGGCGAGGGCTTATATGCTTCAGAAAGTGAAACTTTTACCAAGAGCATTAGAGACATACAGAAATATGGCTTTAAAAAAGGATCAATTGTATACCTTAGAGCTTATGGAAGTTCAATTTTTACAAATGCTTATACAGATTTAGAAACTGGGAAACTTGCTTTTCCTAATCTTAACTTATTAGGATCCAATGTAATTGCTGTTCAGGTTCCTTGAATGTCATTTAATTATTGGATTAATTTTATTAATATTAGATAGATATCGTTGGTATAACTTTCTGAGTATTTTTTAATTTTAATCAAGTAACGCAAAATCAATGGCAACCAAACCTTCGCCGGATAAAAAATCTAAACACTCAGGCTTTCTTTCCGGGGAAGGGGAAATGGTATCCCTCATCAGAAAATTTGATTGGTCTAAAACCTCGGTAGGGCCAATAGAACAGTGGCCTCAGAGTCTCAAAACTATGGTGTCTATGATACTGTCGTCTAAGTTTCCCATGTTCATTTGGTGGGGAGAAGATCTTATACAGTTTTATAATGATGCTTATCGCCCTAGTTTAGGTAATAATGGAAAACATCCTCTTGCGCTTGGACAAAAAGGAAAGAACTGCTGGCAGGAAATCTGGACGATAATCTATCCGCTCATTACTCAGGTGATGACTATGGGAGAAGCCACCTGGAGTGAAGATCAACTTATCCCAATTTACAGAAATGGAAAATTAGAAGATGTTTACTGGACATTTGGGTATAGTCCTATAATAGGTGATTCTGGGGAAATAAGTGGAGTATTGGTTGTCTGTAATGAAACTACTGAAAAGGTTCTTAATTCGATAAACCTTAAAGAAAGTAAGGATCAGCTTCATTTTGCAATAGAGTCTGCTGAGCTAGCAACCTGGGAGTACAATCCTGTTACTAACGTTTTTAAAAGTAATAAGAGATTAAAAGAATGGATTGGTATCCCTTTGAATACAGAAACAAATCTGGAAGACGCTATTAATAACGTTGTAAGCTCTGAACGAGAGGCTGTCAGAGAGGCAATAAAGCAATCCTTTGAATATAGCTCTGGAGGGGCATTTAATATCGTTTGCACTATACTCCATCCGATAACAGGGGTGGAACGCATGGTAAGAGCAAAGGGCAGAACTTATTTTGATCTGAAAGGTGAACCGTACCGATTCAGTGGAATTATTCAGGATATATCTGAAGAAGAAATCGCTAAAAAAGAACTTGCAGATAGTCGGAAAAGTCTTGAGTTAAGAAATGTGGAATTGTTAAAGATTAATAATGATCTTGATAATTTTATTTACACAGCATCTCATGATCTTAAAGCTCCGATATCAAACATTGAAGGTCTTCTGCATGCATATATGATGGATGGGTCATTTGACGAAGAGCAGCAGTCTTTAATTGATATGATGCTTTTCTCAATTGAAAGATTTAAAACAACAATTAAGGATTTGACAGAAATAAGCAAAGTACAAAGGGGTCTTAATATAGAGCCGGAAGTGCTTACTTTTTCCGAAATTTATAATGAAGTTATTCTTGATATAAGTGAGCTTATAAAGATTAGTAATGATCCTCTTATTGTAACAGATTTTAAAATTGATACCATAAAATATTCCAGGAAAAACTTAAGGAGTATAATTTATAATCTGCTTTCGAATGCATTGAAGT
Proteins encoded in this window:
- a CDS encoding Crp/Fnr family transcriptional regulator, translated to MESLIKFFDQVEPLSENSKDILRSFLYTEKLKKGNFFLELGTICNKIGFVKSGIIRVQFFNEMGEEFTRYFIGEGHFAVDLTSFNDKTPSKEYLQALTDMELVMITREAMECFAANISNWNSIIRKLTEKALLEKLKLSNEMVLDDAYTRYQKLMERQPEIVQRIPLNIIASYLGVSQYTLSRIRKRYR
- a CDS encoding sensor histidine kinase; protein product: MATKPSPDKKSKHSGFLSGEGEMVSLIRKFDWSKTSVGPIEQWPQSLKTMVSMILSSKFPMFIWWGEDLIQFYNDAYRPSLGNNGKHPLALGQKGKNCWQEIWTIIYPLITQVMTMGEATWSEDQLIPIYRNGKLEDVYWTFGYSPIIGDSGEISGVLVVCNETTEKVLNSINLKESKDQLHFAIESAELATWEYNPVTNVFKSNKRLKEWIGIPLNTETNLEDAINNVVSSEREAVREAIKQSFEYSSGGAFNIVCTILHPITGVERMVRAKGRTYFDLKGEPYRFSGIIQDISEEEIAKKELADSRKSLELRNVELLKINNDLDNFIYTASHDLKAPISNIEGLLHAYMMDGSFDEEQQSLIDMMLFSIERFKTTIKDLTEISKVQRGLNIEPEVLTFSEIYNEVILDISELIKISNDPLIVTDFKIDTIKYSRKNLRSIIYNLLSNALKYSSSKRRPEIHLSTESTDDFVLFTISDNGLGISPENQHKIFNMFERAHQHVEGSGIGLYIIKRIIENSGGKIELQSTEGVGTTFKVYLKNL
- a CDS encoding transglutaminase-like domain-containing protein, encoding MSTYFDIVYQSISEYEYPVKEAFFEFMISPCECEYQSLIEFQIKVSTGQDIFSTKNSLGFNQIRIRPAGYFKNFKLEYSAKVRKEELNNIDNVRPSAHEQWAEINSTNFYIENFLYLHTSPLTIIPKENQNEVLIYRRSSDLLDYSLELNTHIHNLLSYEKEVTDVNTTAADVILLKKGVCQDYTHLFLAMARSNGLACRYISGYLDQGSSYTGSAGMHAWAEVYIPGMGWTGFDPTNNCRVNIHYIKVAHGRDYNDCSPIKGVLLSIGENKTYHIVQVSQQQQ
- a CDS encoding alpha-E domain-containing protein is translated as MLSRIANSLLWMGRYLERAQHTARYVNVHYFSALDAPNLSKKEYVLDSISCMTGLSYEYDEDILNLEDQNLIYKITLDETNPVSIKSFINNARENARGARDILSSELWESINKFYHSANAYQGKTLTEEEILSFTEMVVHQCAIVNGYIDHSLLHDETWSLIQLGIHTEAAGQLTRMLIAKVRDIEKTEQLKLGKAMETYQCIAMLKSAEGYDMSRVHYKSVPNLKKALEFLILNKDFPRSIIFNLEAVNNCLQKISLVKGEEKGSVEFFAGKLQASYSYLTIEEIQDQILPFLEKTLDNLYKLGSLVDQKIS
- a CDS encoding SDR family oxidoreductase; translation: MTQKTVVITGVSSGIGNATARLYLSKGYRVFGSVRNVNDAQSLKALFGLNFYPLVMDVCKWDEIEKCSEFVRKELNGRPLDCLINNAGMALAGPLEYQDIQEIQNIFDVNVIGLIKVTRAFLPMLKVKDLSSNRSGKIINISSVAGKISAPFLGAYASSKHAVEAISASFRRELMPYGIDVIIIGPGNVRTPIWSKAARLNAFDHTGYKKAYRNFIDYALTEEKKGMAPEEIAEVILKASETGQASVRYAPVAQKVINWILPRSLSDRTLDKIFYKNFKMGV
- a CDS encoding circularly permuted type 2 ATP-grasp protein → MKDSIQLNGNSIFSSYDSEKNLYDEVFDQTGKVKKYYQKVLSLFNKLTLQDLKKLNEFARASFFNQGVTFAVYSDNLKGVERIFPFDLFPRIIPLKEWENLEKGIIQRNRAINMFLYDIYHDRKVLKDKIVPSELIFSSNYYLKEMIGFTPPGKVYTHISGTDLIKHKDGEYYVLEDNLRCPSGVSYVLSNREAMKRTLSKVFSSYNIKPVHDYPEQLLSMIQSVAPEGVDNPTCVVLTPGMYNSAYYEHSFLAQSMGIQLVEGRDLYVDKNFVYMKTLHGAKRVDVIYRRVDDDFIDPLCFKADSVLGIPGLMGCYREGNVTLINAPGTGAVDDKAVYTYIPDIIKYYLSEEPILKNVHTYRCELEDDLKYVMENMENLVVKPVDESGGYGIFMGHKSTAEQRKEFQDRIKSNPRKYIAQPIMSLSVHSTFIEESEFFEPRHIDLRSFCLMGKNKDFVLKGGLSRVALKKGSLIVNSSQGGGSKDTWVLEG